From Mustela nigripes isolate SB6536 chromosome 13, MUSNIG.SB6536, whole genome shotgun sequence, one genomic window encodes:
- the LACTB gene encoding serine beta-lactamase-like protein LACTB, mitochondrial: MYRLLSALTARAATPGGWAWGCGRRGAHQRAGLPPLGPGWVGGLGLGLGLALGVKLAGGLRGAAPAQSPAAPDPEGSPQAEPLPTQEQPLAPWSAQTPMPPPSRRFARAIDSSRDLLHRIKDEVGAPGIVVGVSVDGKEVWSEGLGYADVENRVPCKPETVMRIASISKSLTMVALAKLWEGGKLDLDMPVQHYVPEFPEKEYEGEKVSVTTRLLISHLSGIRHYEKDMKKVKEEKAYKALKMIKGTVESDQEKEFKEKGGKCSEKNDFVKAKIEQDTDAKGRNLKPGKKKNDFEQGELYLKEKFENSIESLRLFKNDPLFFKPGSQFLYSTFGYTLLAAIVERASGYKYLDYMQKIFHDLDMLTTVQEENEPVIYNRARFYVYNKKRRLVNTPYVDNSYKWAGGGFLSTVGDLLKFGNAMLYGYQVGLFKNSHENLLPGYLKPETMVMIWTPVPNTEMSWDKEGKYAMAWGVVEKKQTYGSCRKQRHYASHTGGAVGASSVLLVLPEELDAEPINNKVPPRGIVVSIICNMQSVGLNSTALKIALEFDKDRADVS; this comes from the exons ATGTACCGGCTCCTGTCAGCCTTGACGGCCCGGGCCGCGACCCCCGGGGGTTGGGCCTGGGGCTGCGGAAGGCGCGGAGCCCACCAGCGCGCCGGGCTGCCGCCGCTCGGCCCCGGCTGGGTCGGTGGCctcgggctggggctggggctggcactCGGGGTGAAGCTGGCGGGCGGGCTGAGGGGCGCGGCCCCCGCGCAGTCCCCGGCGGCCCCCGACCCCGAGGGATCGCCCCAGGCCGAACCGCTGCCGACACAGGAGCAGCCCCTCGCTCCGTGGTCTGCACAGACCCCGATGCCGCCCCCATCCCGGCGCTTCGCCAGAGCCATCGACAGCAGCCGCGACCTGCTGCACCGGATCAAG GATGAGGTGGGCGCTCCCGGCATAGTGGTTGGAGTCTCTGTAGATGGAAAAGAAGTCTGGTCAGAAG gcTTAGGTTATGCTGATGTTGAGAACCGTGTACCATGCAAGCCAGAGACCGTTATGAGAATTGCCAGTATCAGCAAAAGCCTCACCATGGTTGCTcttgccaaactgtgggaaggtGGGAAACTGGATCTTGATATGCCAGTACAACATTATGTTCCTGAATTCccagaaaaagaatatgaaggtGAAAAG GTTTCTGTCACAACAAGATTACTGATTTCCCATTTAAGTGGAATTCGTCATTATGAAAAGGACATGAAAAAGgtgaaagaagagaaagcttACAAAGCCTTGAAGATGATAAAAGGGACAGTAGAATCTGACCAAGAAAAAGAGTTCAAAGAAAAAGGAGGCAAATGCAGTGAAAAGAATGACTTTGTTAAAGCTAAGATAGAGCAAGATACTGATGCCAAAGGCCGGAACTTAAAACCtggcaagaaaaagaatgattttgaaCAAGGCGAAttgtatttgaaagaaaagtttGAGAATTCAATTGAATCactaagattatttaaaaatgacccTTTGTTCTTTAAACCTG GTAGTCAGTTTTTGTATTCAACTTTTGGCTATACCCTACTGGCAGCCATAGTAGAAAGAGCTTCAGGATATAAATATTTGGACTATATGCAGAAAATATTCCATGACTTGGATATGCTGACAACTGTGCAGGAAGAAAATGAGCCAGTGATTTACAATAGAGCAAG attttatgtttacAATAAAAAGAGACGTCTTGTCAACACACCATACGTGGATAACTCCTATAAATGGGCTGGTGGTGGATTTCTGTCTACAGTGGGTGACCTTCTGAAATTTGGGAATGCAATGCTGTATGGTTACCAAGTCGGGCTCTTTAAGAACTCCCATGAAAATCTTTTACCTGGATATCTCAAGCCAGAAACAATGGTTATGATTTGGACGCCAGTCCCTAACACAGAGATGTCCTGGGATAAAGAGGGTAAATACGCAATGGCGTGGGGCGTTGTGGAAAAGAAGCAAACATACGGTTCCTGTAGAAAGCAGCGGCATTACGCCTCACACACCGGAGGTGCGGTAGGCGCCAGCAGTGTCCTGCTGGTCCTTCCCGAAGAACTGGATGCGGAACCTATAAATAATAAGGTTCCCCCAAGAGGAATAGTCGTTTCTATCATATGTAACATGCAGTCTGTTGGCCTCAATAGCACTGCTTTAAAGATTGCTCTGGAATTTGATAAAGACAGAGCTGACGTATCTTAA